A genomic segment from Candidatus Brocadia sp. encodes:
- a CDS encoding response regulator gives MESSQTIKHYICVKIEKIFMSKVLIIEEQEKVRMSLVSAFRREGFGTCDGTGWSGAAELFGRNAYDLIIVDLGVRPSEGCEMLKKIKFSNPDAELVAIISPNIYDTDRMASCGVYDCILKPFRQKDVIDIGKKALEKKQLADKVRNLEQIMDMNKMILKEKS, from the coding sequence ATGGAGTCTTCCCAAACAATAAAACATTATATTTGTGTTAAAATCGAAAAGATCTTTATGTCAAAGGTTTTAATTATAGAAGAGCAGGAGAAGGTTAGAATGTCATTGGTAAGTGCCTTTAGGCGAGAAGGTTTCGGAACATGCGATGGCACTGGATGGAGTGGTGCGGCAGAGTTATTCGGGAGAAATGCCTACGATCTGATTATTGTCGATTTAGGTGTAAGGCCTTCCGAAGGTTGCGAAATGTTAAAGAAGATCAAATTTTCTAACCCTGATGCAGAGCTTGTAGCAATTATTTCCCCGAATATCTACGATACAGACCGGATGGCTAGCTGTGGAGTGTATGATTGCATACTGAAGCCGTTCAGACAAAAAGATGTAATCGATATAGGAAAGAAAGCGTTGGAAAAAAAACAATTGGCAGACAAGGTACGCAACCTGGAACAAATCATGGATATGAACAAAATGATTCTCAAGGAAAAGAGTTAA
- a CDS encoding sigma-54-dependent Fis family transcriptional regulator has protein sequence MENGKILVVEDQDAMRESLVIAFRDEGYQVEGAASGEEAIQKLDSHNVYDLVVTDLKMKKVDGLEVLKAVKAANPSTEVVLITAYGTISTAVQAIRDGAYDYVTKPFRHQEILKVAKKAIEKKSLKDRVRYLEGEIRDKYKFEGIVGNSNAMLEVLKITSHVCRTESTVLITGESGTGKELIARAIHYNSLRKDGPFVVINCGALPENLQESELFGHMRGAFTGAVKDKVGLFLQAQRGTILLDEIGETSPSTQVKLLRFLQDGEIRPVGGNKAMYVDARIIAATNENLEKAVELGKFRKDLFYRINVIRIHLPPLRERREDIPLLVEYFLEKILEKLKKGKRVFSKESMRTLVNYDWPGNIRELQNIIERAVTLSKSEIINVDELPLPVEEFAILSREPLEDQKRKSFIVTTLAEQEKNAIVEALNKYGGNQTKVSQVLGISTTTLWRKIKKYRIKPQHEISDTIGI, from the coding sequence ATGGAAAACGGTAAAATCCTTGTTGTGGAAGATCAAGATGCCATGAGAGAATCCCTCGTGATTGCTTTTAGAGATGAGGGATATCAGGTTGAAGGTGCTGCAAGCGGGGAAGAGGCCATTCAAAAACTGGATAGTCATAATGTATATGACCTGGTAGTCACCGACTTAAAGATGAAAAAAGTTGACGGTCTGGAAGTGCTCAAGGCTGTAAAAGCTGCAAATCCATCCACGGAAGTGGTGCTGATTACTGCTTATGGTACCATTAGCACGGCAGTTCAAGCGATTCGGGATGGGGCATACGATTATGTGACGAAGCCATTTCGTCACCAGGAAATCTTGAAAGTTGCAAAAAAAGCGATCGAAAAGAAGAGCTTGAAAGACCGGGTCAGGTATCTCGAAGGAGAAATTAGAGATAAATATAAATTCGAGGGTATTGTGGGTAATTCTAACGCCATGCTGGAGGTATTAAAAATAACTTCACATGTATGTCGTACAGAAAGTACAGTCCTGATTACGGGGGAGAGTGGGACGGGAAAAGAGCTGATTGCAAGGGCTATCCATTACAATAGTCTTCGGAAAGACGGCCCATTTGTCGTAATTAATTGTGGTGCGTTACCGGAAAATTTACAGGAAAGCGAACTGTTTGGACATATGAGGGGAGCATTTACGGGGGCTGTTAAAGATAAGGTTGGGTTATTTCTTCAGGCGCAAAGGGGGACGATTTTATTAGATGAGATTGGTGAGACTTCACCTTCTACACAGGTAAAACTCTTGCGGTTTTTGCAAGATGGTGAGATACGACCGGTTGGCGGAAACAAAGCCATGTATGTGGATGCGAGAATCATTGCGGCTACCAATGAAAATTTAGAAAAAGCTGTTGAGTTGGGGAAATTCAGAAAGGATCTTTTTTATCGGATTAACGTGATACGCATTCATCTTCCACCGCTGAGAGAACGGAGGGAAGATATTCCGCTTTTGGTGGAATATTTTTTGGAAAAAATTTTAGAAAAACTGAAAAAAGGGAAAAGGGTCTTTTCCAAAGAATCAATGCGGACGTTAGTGAACTATGATTGGCCTGGTAACATCAGAGAGCTTCAGAACATAATAGAGCGGGCTGTTACTTTGTCTAAGAGCGAGATAATAAATGTAGACGAACTTCCGCTCCCTGTGGAAGAATTTGCAATACTTAGCCGGGAGCCCCTGGAGGACCAGAAGAGGAAATCGTTTATTGTGACAACGCTCGCAGAACAGGAAAAAAATGCAATTGTTGAGGCCCTGAACAAATATGGTGGTAATCAAACAAAGGTTTCTCAGGTACTTGGAATATCAACAACGACCCTTTGGCGGAAGATTAAAAAATACCGGATTAAACCACAGCACGAAATCTCGGACACGATCGGTATATAA
- a CDS encoding PAS domain S-box protein — translation MYISIKNRLIFLLIVFTLLPFVLLRIIAYPRVQADLQEVLIRNLDGIGHKQAELVTTWVQERMKNARVIANNPLMVKCAKITKDDKDYPDIVQYLEVVRDEYGYKGVLVSNDKGLVTVATVEEGVGIDISQMDYFKQSMQGNTFISSVIPSEIPLINELGEKELGLPTMFVSTPLKDRDGVVVGVVSLRIDTNTLNDLMLSLHLGKTGETYLVNKDGYMITESRFAAHLREMGLVKKRCALELKLVNPETGELTSGVQQCIAGNSGFDAKGYKDYSGLTVLGVWRWLPEYNWGVVAEIDRDEGYGAAYNLNYIVSSVLLAIAFPIVMVAYFIGRKTSIPILKLTEVTKKMASGDLSQRVDIKREDEIGELANSFNAMAKSLDEKTREVVESEKRYRELFNSIKEGVYQSEPGVEGVFTFINKAGAEILGYSTPEEVIGTKVKNIYVDSEDRRRLCDKLEKDGVWREFVSLCKRKNGENFYAERTSNMLRDEKGNPVAIYGVFRDISERKKAEQEITESEKRYRLLFDSLKEGVYQSEPEVDGTFIWINRAGAEVLGYESPEEVIGMKVKNIYVNPDDRMKVVEKLSKEGVWKGFESFCKRKNGERFYMERTSNLVTDEKGKSIRIDGIFRDITERKKLEEELQESERHHRQLLNSLKEGIYQCEPTEDGVFTWINQAGAEILGYSSPEEVIGTRVKDVYVNPEDRKELVEKLEKEGVWRDFTSYCKRKNGERFISERTCNLVRDENGKPVRIEGVFRDITER, via the coding sequence ATGTATATCTCGATTAAAAACCGGCTTATTTTTTTACTCATTGTATTTACGCTACTCCCGTTTGTTTTATTAAGGATCATAGCATATCCAAGGGTCCAGGCAGACCTTCAAGAAGTACTCATACGAAACCTCGATGGTATTGGGCATAAACAGGCAGAATTGGTAACTACCTGGGTACAGGAAAGGATGAAGAATGCCCGCGTAATTGCAAATAATCCGTTGATGGTGAAATGTGCAAAGATCACAAAAGATGATAAAGATTATCCGGATATCGTACAGTATCTTGAGGTAGTGAGGGATGAGTATGGTTATAAGGGTGTTCTTGTAAGCAACGATAAGGGGCTGGTAACAGTTGCTACTGTAGAAGAAGGCGTAGGAATCGATATTTCACAAATGGATTACTTCAAACAGTCGATGCAAGGGAACACCTTCATATCTAGCGTTATTCCGTCTGAAATTCCACTTATCAATGAATTGGGTGAGAAAGAACTAGGTTTGCCCACTATGTTTGTTTCAACACCATTAAAAGATAGGGATGGGGTTGTAGTTGGTGTTGTTTCGCTGAGAATTGATACAAATACCCTGAACGATCTGATGTTAAGTCTTCATTTGGGGAAGACGGGAGAGACGTATCTGGTGAATAAAGATGGGTATATGATCACCGAATCGAGATTTGCTGCACATTTAAGAGAGATGGGATTGGTGAAAAAAAGGTGCGCATTGGAATTAAAGCTGGTTAATCCGGAAACCGGTGAATTAACCAGCGGTGTTCAGCAGTGTATTGCAGGGAATAGCGGTTTTGATGCAAAAGGTTATAAGGACTACAGCGGTTTAACGGTACTGGGGGTATGGCGCTGGTTGCCAGAGTATAATTGGGGGGTTGTTGCTGAAATCGACAGGGATGAAGGTTACGGTGCGGCTTATAATCTTAATTATATCGTGAGTTCTGTGTTATTGGCGATTGCATTTCCTATTGTGATGGTTGCATACTTTATTGGCAGAAAGACTTCAATACCGATTCTTAAGCTGACTGAAGTAACGAAAAAAATGGCCTCCGGGGATTTGTCCCAAAGGGTTGACATAAAGAGGGAAGACGAGATTGGTGAATTAGCGAATTCCTTTAATGCAATGGCGAAATCTCTGGATGAGAAAACGAGAGAGGTAGTGGAGTCTGAAAAGCGGTATAGAGAATTATTTAACTCCATAAAAGAAGGTGTTTATCAATCTGAGCCTGGTGTTGAGGGTGTATTTACATTTATCAATAAGGCCGGTGCAGAAATACTTGGATATAGCACCCCGGAAGAAGTGATAGGGACAAAGGTAAAAAATATTTATGTAGATTCAGAGGACAGGAGACGCCTCTGTGATAAACTCGAAAAAGACGGGGTGTGGAGGGAATTTGTGTCCCTTTGCAAAAGGAAGAATGGTGAGAATTTTTATGCAGAACGTACAAGTAATATGTTGAGGGATGAAAAGGGAAATCCCGTGGCTATCTATGGAGTATTCAGGGATATCTCAGAGAGAAAGAAGGCAGAGCAAGAAATCACCGAGTCAGAAAAGAGATATCGTTTGTTATTTGATTCCCTAAAAGAAGGTGTTTATCAATCTGAACCCGAAGTGGACGGGACGTTTATATGGATTAATCGAGCCGGAGCCGAAGTTCTGGGTTATGAATCTCCTGAAGAAGTAATCGGAATGAAGGTAAAGAATATTTATGTAAATCCGGATGACCGTATGAAAGTTGTTGAAAAGCTTTCCAAAGAAGGCGTTTGGAAGGGTTTTGAGTCTTTTTGTAAGAGGAAAAATGGTGAACGCTTCTATATGGAACGGACATCCAATCTGGTCACCGATGAGAAGGGTAAATCTATTCGTATTGATGGAATATTCAGAGATATTACCGAACGAAAGAAACTCGAGGAGGAATTGCAAGAATCTGAAAGACATCATAGGCAATTACTGAATTCGTTGAAAGAAGGGATATATCAGTGTGAACCCACTGAAGATGGGGTATTTACATGGATCAACCAGGCGGGTGCCGAGATACTTGGTTACAGTTCACCGGAAGAAGTAATTGGTACACGGGTTAAAGATGTATATGTAAATCCCGAAGATCGGAAAGAGTTGGTCGAGAAGCTGGAAAAAGAGGGGGTATGGCGGGATTTTACATCATATTGCAAGAGAAAAAATGGTGAACGATTCATTTCAGAAAGGACGTGCAATCTTGTGCGTGACGAAAACGGTAAACCGGTACGAATTGAAGGTGTATTTAGGGATATTACGGAAAGATAA
- a CDS encoding HPP family protein, translating into MAFCFSSEVGISFVILLGQWKFQSPVVEDNQVLQMFKRRKTTEVKKVIDVKFEVKEDFEEAKEGFSSRLKGVFRGYSNRENRNMPIMDEISKISTFIKKLPRSPQPAIPAREVWLSLWGAFLGVGFTALLAYLWKCPTLLGPFGASAVLIYGAYKAPLAQPRNVLLGHFLAACIGVTIHDFFGTAFWSIALGVALALVLMTVTYSIHPPAGATAYVAVQTGGLGVGYMYILNPVILGAFILVLIGVIFNKMGKRDYPTHWW; encoded by the coding sequence GTGGCATTTTGTTTTTCGTCAGAAGTTGGTATATCTTTCGTTATTCTATTAGGACAATGGAAATTTCAGTCTCCAGTTGTGGAGGATAATCAGGTACTGCAGATGTTTAAGAGGAGAAAAACTACCGAGGTTAAAAAAGTTATAGACGTTAAGTTTGAGGTAAAAGAGGATTTTGAAGAAGCTAAAGAGGGTTTTTCATCGCGTTTAAAAGGCGTTTTTAGAGGGTATTCAAATAGGGAGAATAGAAACATGCCGATAATGGACGAGATAAGTAAGATTAGTACGTTTATAAAAAAGTTACCCAGATCGCCCCAACCTGCGATCCCTGCACGGGAGGTATGGCTTTCTTTGTGGGGTGCATTTTTGGGGGTAGGATTTACAGCGTTGCTTGCGTATCTCTGGAAGTGTCCCACGCTGTTGGGGCCATTTGGCGCAAGCGCCGTGTTGATTTATGGCGCTTATAAGGCACCACTCGCACAGCCGAGAAATGTTTTACTCGGGCACTTTCTTGCAGCATGTATTGGTGTAACGATACATGACTTTTTTGGTACAGCATTTTGGTCTATAGCGCTTGGTGTTGCCCTTGCGCTTGTGCTTATGACGGTTACTTATTCGATCCATCCACCGGCAGGTGCAACGGCATATGTGGCTGTTCAGACCGGGGGATTAGGTGTTGGATATATGTACATCTTAAATCCTGTTATTTTGGGCGCTTTTATTTTGGTATTAATTGGTGTCATTTTTAATAAAATGGGGAAAAGGGATTATCCGACACATTGGTGGTAA